CACCTGCGCGTCCGTGTTCCCGGCGATGAACTCGACGCCCTCGAGTCCGCTTTCAATCATGCGGTTGACGGCATTGTTGCCCGCCCCGCCCAAGCCAATCACGCGAATTCTGGCCGCTTGCATCGTGTCTCCTTCCATGAACTGCCGCCCCCGGGACGGGGGGGCCGTTTCAACTCGGGGTAGTGTAGCGCACCTGTGCAGCACTCGGGCGCGGCCTGCGCCCCCGGTCTCGGAGGTGATGGGCCGCGCCCTCGCCGCTGCGTCCACGCGTCCGCGCCCATACAAAACGGGCGCCCGCGGACCTCAGAGCCAGTCTTTGAAGAGGTTGCGGACGCGGTCCATGAAGCCCTCGCCCGTGGACGGCTTGGCCGGCTTCGGCTCCACCACCGGCGGAGCGACCACCACGGGCGGCACGTCCAGGCCCTCGATACGGTCCTTGTTCGGGTCATCCTTGAAGACCGTGTGCGGCACCTTGCCGTCCTGGCCGATGCCGTACAGCACCAGGCCCACGCTGGCGGCGTGGCCGGGGTCGTTCACGATGTCGTTCAGGCCGCCGATGCCGCGCGGCCGGCCCACCCGCACCGGCAGCCGGAAGCGGTCCCGGGCGAGATCCGCCACGCCGCGCAGGCCGGCCGCGCCGCCCGTGAGCACCACGCCCTGCGCGACGAGTTCCACCGGGCCCAGGGTGTGATCGATCTCGTCGCGGATCAGCGAGAAGATCTCGGCCAGGCGGGGCTTGATGATGCGCGACAGTTCGAAGGCGCTGATGGCGTGCGTGCTGCCCGACGCGGTGGTGATCTCCAGCGTGAGGTCCTGATCCGCGAGTTCCGGCAGGGCCGCGCCGTAGCGCCGCTTGACGTTCTCGGCCTCCTCCATGGGGATCTTGAGGATCTGCGCGAGGTCTGCCGTGACGTGCTCGCCGCCGATGGGAATGCACGCCGAGTGCGCGAGGTTGCCGCGCTTGAACACGCCGACGTCGGTGGTGCCGCCGCCCATGTCCACCACGATCACGGTCTGCATCTGCTCGACGGCTTCCAGCGTGGCCATGCCGGACGCCAGGGCGTGCAGCACAAAGCCGCCCACCTGGAGGCCGGCTTCCTGCACGCAGCGGCGCAGGTTCAGCAGCGGTCCGGCGGTGCCGGCGACGATGTGCACGTCCACTTCCAGGCGCACGCCGTGCATGCCGACCGGGCTCTTGATGCCCTCCTGGCCGTCCACCACGTATTCCTGCGGCAGGGTGTGGATGATCTCGAGGTTGGGGTCGAGCGGCACCGCGCGGGCGTTCTCGATGGCGCGGTCCACGTCGGGCTGCGCGATTTCCTGGTTGCGGCGGATGGCGGCCAGGCCGTGCGACGTGATGGCCTTGGCGTGGTTGCCGGCGACCGACACGAACACCCGGTCGACCTTCACGCCGCTGACGCGTTCGGCGGCCTGCACGGACTGGCGGATGGCGTGGGTGGCGCGTTCCAGGTTCACGACGGAGCCGCGCTTCATGCCCTCGCTGGGCACGCTGCCCTCGCCGATGATGTCGACGTTGCCGCCCTCGGCGACCTCGCCGATGACGGTGGTGATTTTGGTGGTGCCGATGTCCAGGCCCACGATGATCGGGTTGTCCTTCATTCCTGGACGCTCACCCCCCAGGGGTAAATTGCAAGGTCTTTATCGGGGTACATGCTGATGCTCCCAGCATACTTCAGGAGGGATTCGAGGTCGCCACTCCAGATCGAGCCCGTGGGCAACGACACCCGCAGGCCCGCCGGTGAGTAGTCCACCGACCTGACATTGTACCCGGACAGTGCCGAGATCACCCTCAGGGCGTCCGTGTGCCGGTCCGGCCCCCAGCCCCGGATCAGCGGCAGGGCGCCCAGGCCGCTGCTGCCCGGCATCACCGCGCCGTCGGCCGAGACCGCCTTCGTGACGCCTCCCGACTGCCAGCGCGCCACCGCCCGCCGCTCCGTCACCGCGATGGCCACGCGGTCGGGAAAGCGCCGCGTGACGACCGCCGACGCGATCCACGGGCTGTCCAGCAGGCCGCGCGCGCGCCACGGGCCGTAGTACAGCCACCCGAAGCCCGCCTGCGCGCCCGCGAGCTGCTTGACGCGGGCGGCCGGCACCTGCACGTTTCCCGTCACGCCGATCTGCCGCACCGGCAGCGCGAACCACGACGCCGCCAGCGCCGCTCCCAGCAGCGCCGCTCCCACGATCCACGGCCAGCGCGGGCGTGACGGGTGCTCGGCTGCTGCGCCGGCCGTCGTCACGCCGGTCCCCGGTCGGGCCACAGCTCGTACTCCAGCTCCATGGGCACCGTCACGCGCGCGCGGATCACGTCCAGCAGCGCGTGTACGTCGGCGGCCGTCGCGCCGCCCAGGTTCACGATGAAGTTCGCATGCTCCGGCGCGATCAGCGCGTTCCCGACGCGCGTGCCCTTGAGCCCCGCCTCGTCGATGAGTTTCCCGGCGCTCACGCCGCCCGGATTCTTGAACGCGCAGCCCGGCGTCTTCATCTTCGGCTGGCCCCTGCGCGCGTGATCTGCGAAGTCCATGCGCGCCAGCACCTCGTCCGGCGCGGCGCGGCGCAGCTTCAGGCGCACCCGCGTCACCACGTGGCCCCTGGGAATGCCGCTGTCGCGGTAGCCCCAGTGCAGGTCGGCCGGGGTGACCTGCCGCACCCCCTGCGGCGTGGCGATCTCGATGGTGTGCAGGCCGTCGAACATCTCGCCGTAGCGGGTGCCCGCGTTCATCCACACCGCGCCGCCCACCTGCGCCG
This region of Deinococcus metalli genomic DNA includes:
- the ftsA gene encoding cell division protein FtsA, with amino-acid sequence MKDNPIIVGLDIGTTKITTVIGEVAEGGNVDIIGEGSVPSEGMKRGSVVNLERATHAIRQSVQAAERVSGVKVDRVFVSVAGNHAKAITSHGLAAIRRNQEIAQPDVDRAIENARAVPLDPNLEIIHTLPQEYVVDGQEGIKSPVGMHGVRLEVDVHIVAGTAGPLLNLRRCVQEAGLQVGGFVLHALASGMATLEAVEQMQTVIVVDMGGGTTDVGVFKRGNLAHSACIPIGGEHVTADLAQILKIPMEEAENVKRRYGAALPELADQDLTLEITTASGSTHAISAFELSRIIKPRLAEIFSLIRDEIDHTLGPVELVAQGVVLTGGAAGLRGVADLARDRFRLPVRVGRPRGIGGLNDIVNDPGHAASVGLVLYGIGQDGKVPHTVFKDDPNKDRIEGLDVPPVVVAPPVVEPKPAKPSTGEGFMDRVRNLFKDWL
- a CDS encoding cell division protein FtsQ/DivIB, which codes for MARPGTGVTTAGAAAEHPSRPRWPWIVGAALLGAALAASWFALPVRQIGVTGNVQVPAARVKQLAGAQAGFGWLYYGPWRARGLLDSPWIASAVVTRRFPDRVAIAVTERRAVARWQSGGVTKAVSADGAVMPGSSGLGALPLIRGWGPDRHTDALRVISALSGYNVRSVDYSPAGLRVSLPTGSIWSGDLESLLKYAGSISMYPDKDLAIYPWGVSVQE
- a CDS encoding UDP-N-acetylmuramate dehydrogenase; protein product: MTVLTGSRSGARVERLPLARYTTLGVGGEAEVWFVENHAQLAEAMEQPYRVLGGGSNLVIADEGVPERVIRLAGPLAERDLEPDAALSTPDEVVTGWVGGGVPLPGLIRQLQRLGLSGLEGTVGIPAQVGGAVWMNAGTRYGEMFDGLHTIEIATPQGVRQVTPADLHWGYRDSGIPRGHVVTRVRLKLRRAAPDEVLARMDFADHARRGQPKMKTPGCAFKNPGGVSAGKLIDEAGLKGTRVGNALIAPEHANFIVNLGGATAADVHALLDVIRARVTVPMELEYELWPDRGPA